In one window of Shewanella goraebulensis DNA:
- a CDS encoding CoA pyrophosphatase, which translates to MNTNQFNVHFSLQRLATEISSAPINKSLRKAAVLVPLLEVNGQLQILLTRRALHLRAHPGQYSFPGGKVDDADNSLVETALREADEEIGLSPDNVTIVGSFPSHATFTGFEVTPIIGLINQPFDIILDPGEVAETFWVPLQYFTNANNRYTFSFFRKGNDFDVHYMPYKGKFIWGVTAAIIDLLCRHIELSKS; encoded by the coding sequence ATGAACACAAATCAATTTAATGTGCATTTTTCTCTTCAGCGTTTAGCCACTGAAATAAGCTCTGCGCCAATTAATAAAAGCTTGCGTAAAGCTGCTGTTCTAGTGCCCTTGTTGGAAGTTAATGGTCAACTGCAAATATTACTCACTCGACGAGCTCTGCATTTACGAGCGCATCCAGGGCAATACAGTTTTCCTGGTGGTAAAGTAGATGATGCTGATAACAGTCTGGTGGAAACCGCATTAAGAGAAGCTGATGAAGAAATTGGGTTGTCGCCTGACAATGTGACCATTGTTGGTAGCTTCCCATCCCATGCGACATTCACAGGCTTTGAAGTCACGCCGATAATCGGGTTAATTAATCAGCCATTTGATATTATTTTAGATCCAGGTGAAGTAGCTGAAACGTTCTGGGTGCCACTGCAATACTTTACTAATGCTAACAACCGCTACACCTTTAGCTTTTTCCGAAAAGGCAATGACTTTGACGTACACTATATGCCATATAAAGGTAAGTTTATTTGGGGTGTAACTGCTGCCATTATTGATTTACTTTGCCGTCATATTGAATTATCAAAAAGCTAA
- the asnS gene encoding asparagine--tRNA ligase → MSITSVASVFKGDFAIGSQVTVRGWVRSRRDSKAGISFLAVYDGSCFDPIQGVVPNNLDNYTEEVLKLTAGCSVIMTGEVVESPGKGQAYEMQVTKVEVTGFVEDPDTYPMAAKRHSIEYLRELAHLRPRTNIIGAVARVRNCLSQAIHRFYNEQGYIWVSTPLITASDTEGAGEMFRVSTLDMENLPRTDKGEVDFAEDFFGKESFLTVSGQLNAETYACALSKVYTFGPTFRAENSNTSRHLAEFWMVEPEIAFADLDDAAKLAEDMLKYCFRAVLEERRDDLEFFAQRVEKTAIERLEAFVTSDFAQIDYTDAIEILKACDKKFEFDVEWGIDLHSEHERYLAEEHFKAPVVVKNYPKDIKAFYMRLNDDGKTVAAMDVLAPGIGEIIGGAQREERLDVLDARLAEMELDQEDYWWYRDLRRYGTVPHAGFGLGFERLVSYVTGVSNIRDVIPFPRAPKSANF, encoded by the coding sequence ATGAGCATTACATCTGTCGCTTCTGTATTTAAAGGTGACTTCGCGATTGGTTCGCAAGTTACAGTACGTGGTTGGGTTCGCTCTCGCCGCGATTCTAAAGCTGGTATTTCTTTCCTAGCTGTTTATGACGGTTCATGCTTTGATCCTATTCAAGGCGTTGTTCCGAATAATTTAGATAATTATACTGAAGAAGTGCTTAAGCTTACTGCTGGTTGTTCAGTGATTATGACTGGTGAAGTGGTTGAGTCTCCAGGCAAAGGTCAAGCATACGAAATGCAAGTAACCAAAGTTGAAGTGACAGGTTTTGTTGAAGATCCTGATACTTACCCAATGGCTGCTAAGCGTCACTCAATTGAGTACCTTCGCGAACTTGCTCATTTACGCCCACGCACAAACATCATTGGTGCAGTTGCCCGTGTTCGTAACTGTCTATCTCAAGCTATTCACCGTTTTTATAACGAACAAGGTTACATCTGGGTTTCAACCCCGCTAATCACTGCTTCAGATACTGAAGGCGCTGGTGAAATGTTCCGTGTATCAACTTTAGATATGGAAAACTTACCGCGCACTGATAAAGGTGAAGTTGATTTTGCTGAAGACTTTTTCGGTAAAGAATCTTTCTTAACGGTTTCAGGCCAGTTGAATGCAGAAACATACGCTTGTGCTCTTTCTAAGGTTTATACCTTTGGTCCAACATTCCGCGCTGAAAACTCAAACACGAGTCGTCATTTAGCAGAGTTCTGGATGGTTGAACCTGAAATTGCTTTTGCAGACTTAGATGATGCAGCAAAGCTTGCTGAAGACATGCTTAAATACTGTTTCCGCGCAGTATTAGAAGAACGACGTGACGATTTAGAGTTCTTCGCACAGCGAGTTGAGAAAACCGCTATAGAGCGTTTAGAAGCATTCGTAACCAGTGATTTCGCACAAATCGATTACACTGATGCGATTGAAATTCTTAAAGCTTGTGACAAGAAATTTGAGTTTGATGTTGAATGGGGTATCGACTTACATTCAGAACATGAACGTTACCTTGCAGAAGAACATTTCAAAGCACCTGTTGTTGTTAAAAACTATCCAAAAGACATTAAAGCATTCTACATGCGCTTAAATGACGATGGTAAAACAGTTGCTGCAATGGATGTATTAGCACCAGGTATTGGTGAAATCATTGGTGGCGCACAGCGTGAAGAACGTTTAGATGTACTTGATGCACGTTTAGCTGAAATGGAATTAGACCAAGAAGATTACTGGTGGTACCGTGACTTACGCCGTTATGGCACAGTCCCTCACGCTGGTTTTGGTTTAGGTTTTGAGCGATTAGTTTCATACGTGACTGGCGTAAGTAATATTCGTGACGTGATCCCATTCCCACGTGCACCAAAATCAGCAAATTTCTAA